One region of Triticum aestivum cultivar Chinese Spring chromosome 6B, IWGSC CS RefSeq v2.1, whole genome shotgun sequence genomic DNA includes:
- the LOC123133631 gene encoding uncharacterized protein: MQQPRDAAGTGGGGGGFSWVFVPVMFVLLTFNSVMAVYHSQGDAAMVAFVATSYADLVLLFFCLWLYKRATLGSTRRNRLKASVWMLTTMLTFAFAYMVMGAARLTLAGQV; the protein is encoded by the coding sequence ATGCAGCAGCCACGTGATGCAGccggcaccggcggcggcggcgggggcttcTCCTGGGTGTTCGTCCCGGTGATGTTCGTTTTGCTCACCTTCAACTCGGTCATGGCGGTGTACCACTCCCAGGGCGACGCGGCGATGGTGGCCTTCGTCGCTACCTCCTACGCGGACCTGGTTCTGCTCTTCTTCTGTCTCTGGCTCTACAAGAGGGCCACCCTCGGCTCCACCCGAAGGAACCGGCTCAAGGCGTCCGTGTGGATGCTGACCACGATGCTCACCTTCGCCTTCGCCTACATGGTCATGGGCGCGGCCAGGCTCACCCTCGCAGGGCAGGTATGA